The DNA region CGCGGGGAACCTGCGACGGATTTCGGCGCCGTCCAGGAACTCCACGTTAACTCCGCTATCCTGCTGGGTCTTCGCGACCTTCGCTTGATACTCGGCCTCTTCCTCGTTGGAGGCGACCCACAGGTAGCCCATCTCGTAGTACTGGAGGTCTTCTCCCAGTTCATCGCCAAGGAATGGCCAGATTCCGGCCGACTCCAGTCCCAGGGGAAGCTCGAGCGGGTGCCGGCCGAGCATACGAATGCCTCCCGGGTTCCTCCCCGATTGCTCGCACCCTGGCGCACCCTTGTCAACCACGACCACGTTTTTCTGGCCCTTCTTAGCAAGGTAGTACGCGATTGCGCATCCGAGAGCACCAGCGCCTATCACCACCACATCCGCCTTCACGGTGGACTGGAACTGGGGCTTTGGCTGTGCCTTTATCAGACGAACGTCCGAGTCGTCATCCGGAAGCAGACCCGTGGGACTCTCGTGTCCGTCGTACGCGTCCGCCAGGATCGAAATGGGGATGGGCCTGACGGGAGGACGCCGGCTGTCCGGAAGGACGAACTCCGGCGCGGCCCCGGTCCTCTGCCTGACGACATTGGCAACCAGGCGCCCGCACACGCCTCCCTGGCAGAGGCCCATTCCCGCCCGAGTGAACCGCTTGACCCACGTTACGGAGCCGGCGCCAGAAGCGATAGCCGACAGCACTTCCTCTTCAGTTATCTCCTCGCAACGACAAACAAGGTTCGATGTATTGGACATGTCATTCGTCTCCCCGCGGCGCCTGATCTCCTACCCCTCGAGCATGGCCCTCGCCGCCGCAACGATCTTCTCCGGCGTGGGTATGATGTAGTTCTCCATGGGTTTGCTGAACGGCGTGGGCACGTCCATGGTGGCGACGCGCACTACGGGTGCATCCAGGTAATCGAATCCCTTCTCGGCGACCTCGGCGGCAATTTCCGCGCCGGTGCTGCCGCGACGGCAGTCGTCGGTGGCGACGATCAACCTACCCGTCTTCTTCACTGACTCCAGGACCGTGTCCATGTCCATCGGTGACAGCGTCCTCATGTCGATGACCTCGGCCTCGACCCCGTCTTCCTTTGACAGGACAGCGGCCGCCTGCATGGACTTGTGGACCATGTTGGAGTAAGTGGCTATGGTAAGGTCGGAGCCCTTACGCTTGATGTCCGCCTTCCCTATCGGCACGGTGTAATCTCCCTCGGGCACCTCTCCCTTGACCGTGTAGTAGAGGAAGCATTGCTCGAAGAATATCACCGGGTCGTCCGACCTGATGGCTGCCTTGAGGAGGCCCTTCGCATCGTATGGAGTCGCGGGGGCGACCACCTTCAGGCCGGGCATGTGCATCAACATCGCCTCGGGGCGCTCGTTGTGCTGCGCGGCCGTCGAGCGACCGATCGCGTTCACTGTCCTGATGACCATGGGCACCTTCACCTGGCCTCCGCTCATGTACCTGACCTTGGAGACCTGGTTCCATATCTGCTCCCAGCAGCACCCGAGGAACGAGGAGAACATGATCTCCGGGACCGGGCGAAGCCCTGTGAGGGCGGCGCCAAGCGAAGCCCCGACAATGGCGTCCTCGCTGATCGGCGTGTCGCGCACCCTATCCTCGCCAAACTCCTTTTGCAGCCCTTTGGTGATCCCGAAGTTGCCGCCTATCCTCCCGATGTCCTCGCCAAGGCAGAACACCGCCTTGTCCCTGCGCATTTCCTCACGAAGAGCTTCCGTCAACGCCTCCGCGTATGTAATCTCCCTCATCTACACCACCTCCGAGAACAGGTCATCAAGGGCTTCTTCCGGCGCCGGGAACTCGCTCTTCCTCGCGCGGGCCACTGCGTCGGCCATTTCCGCTTCGACTTTGCCATAGAGGGCTTCGACTTGCTCGGCGGTCATGTATCCGTGGCCGATGAGATGCTTCGTCATGATCTTTATGGGGTCGATCTCCTTCGCGCGGGCGACCTCATCCTTTGGCCGGTACTCCTGAGCGTCCCCTTCTTCGTGACCCCTCTGTCTCAGGGTGTCGCAGACGAGCAGCGTCGGCCCACCACCCGAGCGCGCACGTTCCACCGCCTTCTTCGCGGCCTCGTAAACCGCCATGGCGTCGTTGCCGTTAACCACGGCTCCGGGCATCCCGTAGGAGCTAGCCCTCGTGCTCAGGTCCTGGATACGAGTCGATTTTTCACGCGGCACCGATATGGCCCACTTGTTGTCCTCGCACACGAATATGACCGGCAGGTCCCATATGGCCGCCATGTTCAGGGCCTCGTGGAATGAACCCCTATTTGTCGCGCCGTCCCCGAAAAATGCGACCGCCACCTGGTCGGTCCCGCGAATCTTCGCTGAGAGAGCGGCTCCGGTGGCGATCGGTATCCCCGAACCTACTATTCCATTTGAACCCAGGACCCCGTTCTCGAAGTCCATGGTGTGCATCGATCCGCCCTTACCCTTGTTGCACCCGTCCTTTCGACCCATCAGCTCGGCCATCATCCGGAACGGGGGCGATCCCTTTGCTATACAGTGACCGTGCCCGCGGTGCGTACCGGTAACGTAATCGTCCTTGCGGAGGTTGGCGCACACGCCGGCGGCTATGGCCTCCTCGCCGATGTACGTGTGCAGCACCCCGCCCATAAGGCCTTCGCTGAAAATCTCGATGGCGTGTTCCTCGAACTTCCTCATCCGGAGCATCGTCTCCATGATCTTGATAGCGACTTCCTTCACCGGATCTCCCCCTTCAACCGGCAGCCCTGCGCCGGTCAGACCAGCGGTCTTGCACGGTATACCTTGGTAAGGTTGTGGTATACCACACATTCGATGGTGATTCCTGAAATCCTTCCACGGGGTTAATCCGCGTTCAACATCAGCTCAACAATGGCTTGACACTCGAGCAGAGACGGCCCGGGGCGACCGGGCCGTCTGGTTAGTGAAAGGTTCGCCTGCTTCGCCAGGTGGCGTCCAGTTAGCTAGGTGGCCGCCCACTCGATGCCCAGTTCGGCGAGCTTTCCTCGCGTGGGTTCGCCATCCTGGTTCCAGCCTGACATCTCGTAGAGGAGTGCCAGCGAATCGCGGAATTCCCTCTCTTCCACGACAGAACCCTTCAGGACGCCGGACTCGATGGGCTTCAGGAAGCAAGTGTTGATGGTGTCATCGGCGGCCGAGAATCCCTCTCTCAGGTCGAATATCCTGCCGAGATTGTGGGCG from Bacillota bacterium includes:
- a CDS encoding thiamine pyrophosphate-dependent dehydrogenase E1 component subunit alpha: METMLRMRKFEEHAIEIFSEGLMGGVLHTYIGEEAIAAGVCANLRKDDYVTGTHRGHGHCIAKGSPPFRMMAELMGRKDGCNKGKGGSMHTMDFENGVLGSNGIVGSGIPIATGAALSAKIRGTDQVAVAFFGDGATNRGSFHEALNMAAIWDLPVIFVCEDNKWAISVPREKSTRIQDLSTRASSYGMPGAVVNGNDAMAVYEAAKKAVERARSGGGPTLLVCDTLRQRGHEEGDAQEYRPKDEVARAKEIDPIKIMTKHLIGHGYMTAEQVEALYGKVEAEMADAVARARKSEFPAPEEALDDLFSEVV
- a CDS encoding alpha-ketoacid dehydrogenase subunit beta; protein product: MREITYAEALTEALREEMRRDKAVFCLGEDIGRIGGNFGITKGLQKEFGEDRVRDTPISEDAIVGASLGAALTGLRPVPEIMFSSFLGCCWEQIWNQVSKVRYMSGGQVKVPMVIRTVNAIGRSTAAQHNERPEAMLMHMPGLKVVAPATPYDAKGLLKAAIRSDDPVIFFEQCFLYYTVKGEVPEGDYTVPIGKADIKRKGSDLTIATYSNMVHKSMQAAAVLSKEDGVEAEVIDMRTLSPMDMDTVLESVKKTGRLIVATDDCRRGSTGAEIAAEVAEKGFDYLDAPVVRVATMDVPTPFSKPMENYIIPTPEKIVAAARAMLEG